A stretch of Henckelia pumila isolate YLH828 chromosome 4, ASM3356847v2, whole genome shotgun sequence DNA encodes these proteins:
- the LOC140863338 gene encoding tRNA (guanine(37)-N(1))-methyltransferase 2 isoform X2, with translation MLDESKFDVHFNLLALRIPREKCKLATRVLNGYLLDRPRIKPITEDPTCNKNRYMILSERIQNTDLSEIPSHKVDELKELFEIQVFPYSLTLGYSYWSADHILKQILPLGVEVPSSFETIGHIAHLNITDELLQYKDVIAKVLYDKNYPRIKTIVNKVGTITNEFRVPKFEVLAGDCNMVTEVKQFGAVFNLDYGLVYWNSRLEHEHMRLVSIFQTGDIICDMFAGIGPFTIPAAQKGCYVYANDLNPDSIHYLKINAEKNKVDNLVRAYNLDARIFISSLMKVPSSESCLQSDTATLKTSGKEEMQTNGQTKLEDGATQDIQVEKSIWCENNQESCVKKDANLAPAKRRPESSFEENGVAVSSGVHVPDKKKRGLNKCTGGSQIFNSKAWEHTDHIIMNLPASALEFLDAFRGLIERRYWNGSLPWIHCYCFVRSNETNESILSEAEKALGAHIQDPIFHRVRDVAPNKTMFCLSFRLPEDTCIENVQTAGQSEPSKSTFDD, from the exons ATGCTAGACGAGAGTAAATTTGACGTGCACTTCAATTTGTTGGCACTTCGAATTCCGAGGGAAAAATGCAAGCTCGCCACTCGAGTCCTCAATGG GTATTTGCTTGATAGGCCACGTATCAAACCTATCACGGAGGATCCAACTTGCAACAAAAATCGGTACATGATATTATCTGAGAGAATTCAAAATACTG ATTTATCTGAAATCCCTAGTCATAAAGTTGATGAATTGAAGGAGCTCTTTGAAATTCAAGTGTTCCCTTATTCATTGACTCTTGGCTATTCATATTGGAGTGCAG ACCATATATTGAAGCAGATTTTGCCACTTGGGGTTGAAGTACCTTCATCTTTTGAGACCAT AGGTCACATTGCTCACCTAAATATAACAGATGAACTACTCCAATACAAGGATGTTATAGCAAAAGTTCTTTATGAT AAAAATTATCCACGAATCAAGACCATTGTTAATAAAGTTGGAACAATAACAAATGAGTTTCGTGTGCCCAAATTTGAAGTACTGGCTGGAGATTGCAATATGGTTACCGAAGTGAAGCAATTCGGAGCAGTTTTCAATCTTGACTATGGCTTGGTTTATTGGAATTCTAGATTGGAACATGAGCATATGAGGCTTGTTTCAATTTTTCAGACTGGGGATATTATTTGTGATATGTTTGCCGGTATTGGTCCATTTACTATACCAGCCGCACAAAAAGGATGCTATGTGTATGCGAACGACTTAAATCCAGACAGCATTCATTATTTGAAGATCAATGCTGAAAAAAACAAGGTCGACAATCTAGTCCGAGCATATAATTTGGATGCACGAATATTTATATCTTCGCTGATGAAAGTTCCTTCAAGTGAGAGTTGTCTACAATCTGATACAGCTACTTTGAAGACTTCTGGCAAAGAAGAGATGCAAACAAATGGACAGACTAAGTTAGAAGATG GTGCAACACAAGATATACAAGTTGAGAAGTCAATCTGGTGTGAAAATAATCAAGAGTCATGTGTGAAGAAAGATGCTAATTTAGCGCCAGCAAAAAGACGTCCCGAAAGTTCTTTTGAAG AAAATGGAGTTGCTGTTAGTTCTGGTGTTCATGTGCCTGACAAAAAGAAAAGAGGTTTGAACAAGTGCACGGGAGGCTCTCAGATATTCAACTCAAAGGCCTGGGAGCACACTGATCATATCATAATGAACCTACCTGCCTCTGCTTTAGAATTTCTCG ATGCATTTAGAGGTTTAATAGAGAGAAGGTACTGGAATGGTTCTCTTCCATGGATCCACTGCTATTGCTTCGTGCGATCAAATGAAACAAATGAATCAATATTATCA GAGGCAGAGAAGGCCTTGGGTGCTCACATACAAGATCCAATATTTCACCGTGTTAGAGATGTTGCCCCAAACAAG ACGATGTTTTGTTTAAGCTTCAGATTACCAGAAGACACATGTATTGAAAACGTGCAAACGGCGGGACAGTCTGAACCATCGAAGTCTACATTTGACGACTAA
- the LOC140863338 gene encoding tRNA (guanine(37)-N(1))-methyltransferase 2 isoform X3 produces MLDESKFDVHFNLLALRIPREKCKLATRVLNGYLLDRPRIKPITEDPTCNKNRYMILSERIQNTDLSEIPSHKVDELKELFEIQVFPYSLTLGYSYWSADHILKQILPLGVEVPSSFETIGHIAHLNITDELLQYKDVIAKVLYDKNYPRIKTIVNKVGTITNEFRVPKFEVLAGDCNMVTEVKQFGAVFNLDYGLVYWNSRLEHEHMRLVSIFQTGDIICDMFAGIGPFTIPAAQKGCYVYANDLNPDSIHYLKINAEKNKVDNLVRAYNLDARIFISSLMKVPSSESCLQSDTATLKTSGKEEMQTNGQTKLEDGNYPSGATQDIQVEKSIWCENNQESCVKKDANLAPAKRRPESSFEENGVAVSSGVHVPDKKKRGLNKCTGGSQIFNSKAWEHTDHIIMNLPASALEFLVILMRRKLRLRLINISLISSMTGYGTEQAFSVTVVMKLCFLRTSDLKIL; encoded by the exons ATGCTAGACGAGAGTAAATTTGACGTGCACTTCAATTTGTTGGCACTTCGAATTCCGAGGGAAAAATGCAAGCTCGCCACTCGAGTCCTCAATGG GTATTTGCTTGATAGGCCACGTATCAAACCTATCACGGAGGATCCAACTTGCAACAAAAATCGGTACATGATATTATCTGAGAGAATTCAAAATACTG ATTTATCTGAAATCCCTAGTCATAAAGTTGATGAATTGAAGGAGCTCTTTGAAATTCAAGTGTTCCCTTATTCATTGACTCTTGGCTATTCATATTGGAGTGCAG ACCATATATTGAAGCAGATTTTGCCACTTGGGGTTGAAGTACCTTCATCTTTTGAGACCAT AGGTCACATTGCTCACCTAAATATAACAGATGAACTACTCCAATACAAGGATGTTATAGCAAAAGTTCTTTATGAT AAAAATTATCCACGAATCAAGACCATTGTTAATAAAGTTGGAACAATAACAAATGAGTTTCGTGTGCCCAAATTTGAAGTACTGGCTGGAGATTGCAATATGGTTACCGAAGTGAAGCAATTCGGAGCAGTTTTCAATCTTGACTATGGCTTGGTTTATTGGAATTCTAGATTGGAACATGAGCATATGAGGCTTGTTTCAATTTTTCAGACTGGGGATATTATTTGTGATATGTTTGCCGGTATTGGTCCATTTACTATACCAGCCGCACAAAAAGGATGCTATGTGTATGCGAACGACTTAAATCCAGACAGCATTCATTATTTGAAGATCAATGCTGAAAAAAACAAGGTCGACAATCTAGTCCGAGCATATAATTTGGATGCACGAATATTTATATCTTCGCTGATGAAAGTTCCTTCAAGTGAGAGTTGTCTACAATCTGATACAGCTACTTTGAAGACTTCTGGCAAAGAAGAGATGCAAACAAATGGACAGACTAAGTTAGAAGATGGTAATTATCCCAGTG GTGCAACACAAGATATACAAGTTGAGAAGTCAATCTGGTGTGAAAATAATCAAGAGTCATGTGTGAAGAAAGATGCTAATTTAGCGCCAGCAAAAAGACGTCCCGAAAGTTCTTTTGAAG AAAATGGAGTTGCTGTTAGTTCTGGTGTTCATGTGCCTGACAAAAAGAAAAGAGGTTTGAACAAGTGCACGGGAGGCTCTCAGATATTCAACTCAAAGGCCTGGGAGCACACTGATCATATCATAATGAACCTACCTGCCTCTGCTTTAGAATTTCTCG TTATACTTATGAGAAGGAAGCTACGGTTGCGGCTTATTAACATATCCCTGATATCTTCTATGACTGGATATGGTACTGAACAAGCCTTTTCAGTTACTGTGGTAATGAAGCTTTGCTTTCTCCGAACATCTGATCTTAAAATACTGTGA
- the LOC140863338 gene encoding tRNA (guanine(37)-N(1))-methyltransferase 2 isoform X4 produces the protein MLDESKFDVHFNLLALRIPREKCKLATRVLNGYLLDRPRIKPITEDPTCNKNRYMILSERIQNTDLSEIPSHKVDELKELFEIQVFPYSLTLGYSYWSADHILKQILPLGVEVPSSFETIGHIAHLNITDELLQYKDVIAKVLYDTGDIICDMFAGIGPFTIPAAQKGCYVYANDLNPDSIHYLKINAEKNKVDNLVRAYNLDARIFISSLMKVPSSESCLQSDTATLKTSGKEEMQTNGQTKLEDGNYPSGATQDIQVEKSIWCENNQESCVKKDANLAPAKRRPESSFEENGVAVSSGVHVPDKKKRGLNKCTGGSQIFNSKAWEHTDHIIMNLPASALEFLDAFRGLIERRYWNGSLPWIHCYCFVRSNETNESILSEAEKALGAHIQDPIFHRVRDVAPNKTMFCLSFRLPEDTCIENVQTAGQSEPSKSTFDD, from the exons ATGCTAGACGAGAGTAAATTTGACGTGCACTTCAATTTGTTGGCACTTCGAATTCCGAGGGAAAAATGCAAGCTCGCCACTCGAGTCCTCAATGG GTATTTGCTTGATAGGCCACGTATCAAACCTATCACGGAGGATCCAACTTGCAACAAAAATCGGTACATGATATTATCTGAGAGAATTCAAAATACTG ATTTATCTGAAATCCCTAGTCATAAAGTTGATGAATTGAAGGAGCTCTTTGAAATTCAAGTGTTCCCTTATTCATTGACTCTTGGCTATTCATATTGGAGTGCAG ACCATATATTGAAGCAGATTTTGCCACTTGGGGTTGAAGTACCTTCATCTTTTGAGACCAT AGGTCACATTGCTCACCTAAATATAACAGATGAACTACTCCAATACAAGGATGTTATAGCAAAAGTTCTTTATGAT ACTGGGGATATTATTTGTGATATGTTTGCCGGTATTGGTCCATTTACTATACCAGCCGCACAAAAAGGATGCTATGTGTATGCGAACGACTTAAATCCAGACAGCATTCATTATTTGAAGATCAATGCTGAAAAAAACAAGGTCGACAATCTAGTCCGAGCATATAATTTGGATGCACGAATATTTATATCTTCGCTGATGAAAGTTCCTTCAAGTGAGAGTTGTCTACAATCTGATACAGCTACTTTGAAGACTTCTGGCAAAGAAGAGATGCAAACAAATGGACAGACTAAGTTAGAAGATGGTAATTATCCCAGTG GTGCAACACAAGATATACAAGTTGAGAAGTCAATCTGGTGTGAAAATAATCAAGAGTCATGTGTGAAGAAAGATGCTAATTTAGCGCCAGCAAAAAGACGTCCCGAAAGTTCTTTTGAAG AAAATGGAGTTGCTGTTAGTTCTGGTGTTCATGTGCCTGACAAAAAGAAAAGAGGTTTGAACAAGTGCACGGGAGGCTCTCAGATATTCAACTCAAAGGCCTGGGAGCACACTGATCATATCATAATGAACCTACCTGCCTCTGCTTTAGAATTTCTCG ATGCATTTAGAGGTTTAATAGAGAGAAGGTACTGGAATGGTTCTCTTCCATGGATCCACTGCTATTGCTTCGTGCGATCAAATGAAACAAATGAATCAATATTATCA GAGGCAGAGAAGGCCTTGGGTGCTCACATACAAGATCCAATATTTCACCGTGTTAGAGATGTTGCCCCAAACAAG ACGATGTTTTGTTTAAGCTTCAGATTACCAGAAGACACATGTATTGAAAACGTGCAAACGGCGGGACAGTCTGAACCATCGAAGTCTACATTTGACGACTAA
- the LOC140863338 gene encoding tRNA (guanine(37)-N(1))-methyltransferase 2 isoform X1, translating into MLDESKFDVHFNLLALRIPREKCKLATRVLNGYLLDRPRIKPITEDPTCNKNRYMILSERIQNTDLSEIPSHKVDELKELFEIQVFPYSLTLGYSYWSADHILKQILPLGVEVPSSFETIGHIAHLNITDELLQYKDVIAKVLYDKNYPRIKTIVNKVGTITNEFRVPKFEVLAGDCNMVTEVKQFGAVFNLDYGLVYWNSRLEHEHMRLVSIFQTGDIICDMFAGIGPFTIPAAQKGCYVYANDLNPDSIHYLKINAEKNKVDNLVRAYNLDARIFISSLMKVPSSESCLQSDTATLKTSGKEEMQTNGQTKLEDGNYPSGATQDIQVEKSIWCENNQESCVKKDANLAPAKRRPESSFEENGVAVSSGVHVPDKKKRGLNKCTGGSQIFNSKAWEHTDHIIMNLPASALEFLDAFRGLIERRYWNGSLPWIHCYCFVRSNETNESILSEAEKALGAHIQDPIFHRVRDVAPNKTMFCLSFRLPEDTCIENVQTAGQSEPSKSTFDD; encoded by the exons ATGCTAGACGAGAGTAAATTTGACGTGCACTTCAATTTGTTGGCACTTCGAATTCCGAGGGAAAAATGCAAGCTCGCCACTCGAGTCCTCAATGG GTATTTGCTTGATAGGCCACGTATCAAACCTATCACGGAGGATCCAACTTGCAACAAAAATCGGTACATGATATTATCTGAGAGAATTCAAAATACTG ATTTATCTGAAATCCCTAGTCATAAAGTTGATGAATTGAAGGAGCTCTTTGAAATTCAAGTGTTCCCTTATTCATTGACTCTTGGCTATTCATATTGGAGTGCAG ACCATATATTGAAGCAGATTTTGCCACTTGGGGTTGAAGTACCTTCATCTTTTGAGACCAT AGGTCACATTGCTCACCTAAATATAACAGATGAACTACTCCAATACAAGGATGTTATAGCAAAAGTTCTTTATGAT AAAAATTATCCACGAATCAAGACCATTGTTAATAAAGTTGGAACAATAACAAATGAGTTTCGTGTGCCCAAATTTGAAGTACTGGCTGGAGATTGCAATATGGTTACCGAAGTGAAGCAATTCGGAGCAGTTTTCAATCTTGACTATGGCTTGGTTTATTGGAATTCTAGATTGGAACATGAGCATATGAGGCTTGTTTCAATTTTTCAGACTGGGGATATTATTTGTGATATGTTTGCCGGTATTGGTCCATTTACTATACCAGCCGCACAAAAAGGATGCTATGTGTATGCGAACGACTTAAATCCAGACAGCATTCATTATTTGAAGATCAATGCTGAAAAAAACAAGGTCGACAATCTAGTCCGAGCATATAATTTGGATGCACGAATATTTATATCTTCGCTGATGAAAGTTCCTTCAAGTGAGAGTTGTCTACAATCTGATACAGCTACTTTGAAGACTTCTGGCAAAGAAGAGATGCAAACAAATGGACAGACTAAGTTAGAAGATGGTAATTATCCCAGTG GTGCAACACAAGATATACAAGTTGAGAAGTCAATCTGGTGTGAAAATAATCAAGAGTCATGTGTGAAGAAAGATGCTAATTTAGCGCCAGCAAAAAGACGTCCCGAAAGTTCTTTTGAAG AAAATGGAGTTGCTGTTAGTTCTGGTGTTCATGTGCCTGACAAAAAGAAAAGAGGTTTGAACAAGTGCACGGGAGGCTCTCAGATATTCAACTCAAAGGCCTGGGAGCACACTGATCATATCATAATGAACCTACCTGCCTCTGCTTTAGAATTTCTCG ATGCATTTAGAGGTTTAATAGAGAGAAGGTACTGGAATGGTTCTCTTCCATGGATCCACTGCTATTGCTTCGTGCGATCAAATGAAACAAATGAATCAATATTATCA GAGGCAGAGAAGGCCTTGGGTGCTCACATACAAGATCCAATATTTCACCGTGTTAGAGATGTTGCCCCAAACAAG ACGATGTTTTGTTTAAGCTTCAGATTACCAGAAGACACATGTATTGAAAACGTGCAAACGGCGGGACAGTCTGAACCATCGAAGTCTACATTTGACGACTAA